In a single window of the Cucumis melo cultivar AY chromosome 11, USDA_Cmelo_AY_1.0, whole genome shotgun sequence genome:
- the LOC103498017 gene encoding peroxidase 5-like has protein sequence MANSSSSHKLFQALFSKLLCIIFFFSLSTFASTSLRVGFYSSSCPDAEAIVEDAVDKVVSRNPGIAAGLIRMHFHDCFVRGCDASVLLESTLGNPSEKYHPANFPTLRGFEVIDEAKAKIEVVCPNTVSCADILAFAARDSANKVGGINYVVPAGRRDGYISRKEDASALPSFTFHAERLASEFGKRGLSVAEMVTLSGAHSIGIAHCPTFVGRLYSFNTTHAQDPSLDPSYADYLKSKCPPPSSSGDDGSQQPDVDLDFSTPHHLDNSYYIELTNHRGLLISDQTLLSSSLTSKMVLRYAHHRSKWATKFGKAMVKMGKIDVLTGSKGEIRRHCSFVN, from the exons ATGgctaattcttcttcttcccatAAGTTATTCCAAGCACTTTTCTCCAAGCTCTTAtgcatcatcttcttcttttccctaTCTACTTTTGCTTCTACAAGCCTTAGAGTAGGTTTCTATAGTTCATCTTGTCCTGATGCTGAGGCCATTGTTGAAGATGCGGTAGACAAAGTCGTCTCTAGAAACCCTGGCATCGCTGCAGGTCTCATTAGAATGCACTTCCACGACTGCTTTGTTAGG GGATGCGATGCTTCTGTGCTTCTAGAATCCACTCTTGGAAATCCATCTGAGAAATATCATCCTGCAAACTTTCCAACCTTACGAGGTTTCGAGGTTATTGATGAAGCCAAGGCGAAAATTGAGGTTGTTTGTCCCAACACTGTGTCATGCGCCGACATTCTTGCCTTCGCCGCCCGCGATAGCGCCAACAAAGTTGGAG GTATTAACTATGTCGTGCCAGCTGGCCGACGTGATGGATACATCTCAAGAAAGGAAGATGCTAGCGCTCTTCCTAGTTTTACTTTCCATGCCGAGAGGCTGGCTAGTGAGTTTGGAAAACGAGGGCTGTCAGTGGCGGAGATGGTGACTCTTTCCGGTGCCCATTCCATAGGAATAGCTCATTGCCCTACCTTTGTTGGCAGGCTATATTCCTTCAATACAACTCATGCACAAGACCCTTCCTTGGACCCTTCATATGCTGATTACTTGAAGAGCAAATGCCCACCGCCAAGTAGCTCTGGCGATGACGGGAGTCAGCAGCCAGACGTGGATCTTGATTTTTCAACCCCCCATCATTTGGATAACAGTTACTACATCGAGCTAACGAACCACCGTGGGCTGCTGATTTCCGATCAGACATTGTTGAGCAGTTCATTGACTTCAAAAATGGTGTTGAGATATGCCCATCATCGGTCCAAATGGGCAACCAAGTTTGGGAAGGCAATGGTTAAAATGGGCAAAATTGATGTCCTCACAGGATCCAAGGGAGAGATCAGACGCCATTGCAGCTTTGTGAATTGA
- the LOC103497819 gene encoding phospholipase D zeta 1 isoform X2, translating to MSDRAKTAMQGYLNHFLSNMDIVNSREVCRFLEVSKLSFSPEYGPKLKEDYVMVKHLPKIPKQDDSRKCCLCPWFSCCNDNWQKVWAVLKPGFLALLGDSFDTQPMDIIVFDVLPTSDGNGDGRLSLAKEIREPNPLRHSFKVACGNRSIRIRAKTGSKVKDWVAAINDAGLRPPEGWCHPHRFGSYAPPRGLTEDGSKAQWFIDGQAAFEAIAFSIERAKSEIFICGWWLCPELYLRRPFVSNASSRLDALLEAKAKEGVQIYILLYKEVALALKINSVYSKRKLLSIHENVRVLRYPDHFSCGVYLWSHHEKLVIVDYHICFIGGLDLCFGRYDTPEHKVGDCPPSVWPGKDYYNPRESEPNSWEDTMRDELDRKKYPRMPWHDVHCALWGPPCRDIARHFVQRWNYAKRNKAPNEQAIPLLMPQHHMVIPHYLWNSRELEVEKKSFDDPRETTVQDSFSRGSSFHDIPLLLPQEADGQDAENEGPKLNGLEPIVNPLDQPSRVSSGLPFSFRKTKVEPIGQDMPLKGFVDDLDHLDSHGKFSGDGKTHNRIKSSDFEWWETQDRGDHGGFADESGQVGPRASCRCQVIRSVSQWSAGTSQDEESIHTAYCSLIEKAEHFIYIENQFFISGLSDDVSIRNRVLDALYRRIMRAFREKKIFRVIVVIPLLPGFQGGLDDSGAASVRAIMHWQYRTICRGPNSILHNLYELLGSKFHDYISFYGLRAYGKLFDGGPVATSQVYVHSKIMIIDDCIALIGSANINDRSLLGARDSEIAVVIEDNELINSSMGGQPWKAGKFCWSLRISLWSEHLGLRPGQVNQIVDPVVDSTYKDTWMATAKTNTTIYQDVFSCIPNDLINSRAGLRQSVAIWKERLGHTTIDLGIAPEKLEFYRNGEIERIDPMERLSSVKGHLVSFPLEFLSKEDLRPVFNQSEYYASLVFH from the exons ATGTCTGATAGAGCTAAGACTGCAATGCAAGGGTATCTGAATCACTTTTTGAGTAACATGGATATTGTCAACTCTCGGGAG GTTTGCAGGTTCTTGGAGGTCTCTAAGTTATCATTTTCACCAGAATATGGCCCAAAGTTGAAAGAGGATTATGTCATGGTGAAGCATCTACCTAAAATTCCAAAGCAAGATGACTCTAGGAAATGTTGTTTATGCCCATGGTTTAGTTGTTGTAATGACAATTGGCAAAAG GTGTGGGCTGTATTAAAGCCTGGGTTTTTGGCATTGTTGGGAGATTCTTTTGATACTCAACCAATGGATATTATAGTTTTTGATGTGCTACCTACTTCTGATGGCAATGGAGATGGACGACTATCTTTGGCTAAGGAAATTAGGGAGCCAAATCCGTTACGGCATTCATTTAAG GTAGCATGTGGAAATAGGAGTATTAGGATAAGAGCGAAGACTGGATCGAAGGTTAAAGATTGGGTTGCTGCAATTAATGATGCTGGACTGAGACCTCCTGAGGGCTGGTGTCATCCTCACCGTTTTGGTTCTTATGCTCCACCAAGAGGTTTGACTGAAGATGGTAGCAAGGCTCAATGGTTCATCGATGGCCAAGCAGCTTTTGAAGCGATTGCCTTTTCCATTGAACGTGCAAAATCAGAG ATTTTCATTTGTGGTTGGTGGCTTTGCCCAGAATTGTATCTGCGGCGTCCTTTTGTTTCGAATGCTTCATCTAGGCTTGATGCTTTACTTGAAGCAAAAGCTAAGGAAGGGGTCCAG ATATACATTCTTCTCTACAAAGAGGTTGCCCTTGCTTTAAAAATTAACAGTGTTTATAGTAAGAGAAAACTTCTCAGCATCCATGAGAATGTGAGAGTATTGCGCTACCCTGACCATTTCTCCTGTGGTGTGTACTTATG GTCACACCATGAAAAACTTGTCATTGTTGATTATCATATTTGCTTTATTGGAGGACTGGATTTATGCTTTGGTCGTTATGATACACCTGAACATAAAGTTGGTGATTGCCCTCCTTCAGTGTGGCCTGGGAAGGACTACTATAATCCAAG GGAATCTGAGCCAAATTCATGGGAAGATACCATGAGAGATGAGTTGGATCGGAAGAAATATCCTCGCATGCCTTGGCATGATGTCCACTGTGCACTCTGGGGACCACCTTGTCGAGACATAGCCAGGCATTTTGTCCAACGCTGGAATTATGCTAAG AGAAATAAAGCCCCAAATGAGCAGGCAATTCCATTACTTATGCCTCAGCATCATATGGTCATTCCTCATTACTTGTGGAATAGCCGAGAGTTGGAGGTTGAAAAGAAGAGTTTTGACGACCCTAGAGAAACAACAGTACAGGATTCATTTTCTCGAGGATCATCTTTCCATGATATTCCATTGCTTTTGCCTCAAGAGGCTGATGGACAGGATGCTGAAAATGAAGGTCCAAAACTAAATGGACTGGAACCAATTGTCAATCCCCTCGATCAGCCAAGTAGGGTCAGCAGCGGtctccctttttctttcagGAAGACCAAAGTTGAACCCATAGGACAAGATATGCCTCTGAAAGGCTTTGTTGATGATCTTGACCATTTGGATTCTCATGGAAAGTTTTCTGGAGATGGGAAAACACATAATCGTATCAAAAGTTCAGATTTTGAGTGGTGGGAAACACAAGACAGGGGAGATCATGGTGGCTTCGCAGATGAATCTGGACAAGTTGGTCCACGTGCTTCATGTCGTTGCCAG GTCATCAGAAGCGTCAGTCAGTGGTCTGCTGGGACAAGCCAAGATGAAGAAAGCATTCACACTGCATATTGTTCTCTTATTGAGAAGGCAGAACATTTTATCTACATTGAG AATCAATTTTTTATATCAGGTCTCTCAGATGATGTTTCAATAAGGAACCGTGTGTTAGACGCATTATATCGCCGAATAATGAGAGCCTTCCGTGAAAAGAAGATTTTTAGGGTCATTGTTGTCATACCACTCTTGCCTGGATTTCAG GGGGGCCTGGATGACAGTGGTGCAGCATCTGTTAGAGCTATAATGCATTGGCAGTATCGAACTATATGCCGAGGACCGAATTCAATATTGCATAATCTTTATGAGCTTCTTGGTTCTAAATTTCATGATTATATATCGTTTTATGGCCTCAGAGCTTATGGTAAACTCTTTGATGGTGGTCCTGTGGCTACAAGCCag GTGTACGTGCATAGTAAAATTATGATTATCGACGATTGTATTGCTTTGATTGGTTCGGCTAATATCAACGACAGAAGTTTACTTGGTGCTAGGGATTCTGAG ATTGCAGTTGTTATTGAAGATAACGAACTCATCAATTCATCTATGGGAGGACAACCATGGAAAGCAGGAAAATTTTGCTGGAGTCTACGTATCTCTCTTTGGTCTGAACATCTTGGTCTTCGTCCCGGACAG GTCAATCAAATAGTTGATCCAGTTGTTGATTCAACCTACAAGGATACGTGGATGGCAACTGCCAAG ACAAACACAACGATATACCAAGATGTTTTTTCTTGCATACCAAACGACCTCATAAATTCCAG AGCTGGGCTGAGACAGAGCGTTGCGATCTGGAAAGAGCGACTGGGACACACTACAATAGATTTAGGAATTGCCCCTGAGAAGCTTGAGTTCTATAGGAATGGAGAAATCGAAAGGATTGATCCAATGGAGAGATTAAGTTCAGTGAAGGGGCATCTTGTTTCCTTCCCACTTGAATTCCTCAGCAAAGAAGATCTAAGACCTGTGTTCAATCAGAGTGAGTATTATGCATCTCTAGTATTTCATTAA
- the LOC103497819 gene encoding phospholipase D zeta 1 isoform X1, with protein MGSEQLMAGGGPRYVQMQSEQPTASMSSFFSFHQDAPEPTRIFDELPKATIISVSRPDAGDISPMLLSYTIECQYKQFKWRMLKKASHVFYLHFALKKRAFIEEIHEKQEQVKEWLQNLGIGDQTAVPQDEDGPDDEAEPLHHDESSKNRDVPSSAALPIIRPALGRQHSMSDRAKTAMQGYLNHFLSNMDIVNSREVCRFLEVSKLSFSPEYGPKLKEDYVMVKHLPKIPKQDDSRKCCLCPWFSCCNDNWQKVWAVLKPGFLALLGDSFDTQPMDIIVFDVLPTSDGNGDGRLSLAKEIREPNPLRHSFKVACGNRSIRIRAKTGSKVKDWVAAINDAGLRPPEGWCHPHRFGSYAPPRGLTEDGSKAQWFIDGQAAFEAIAFSIERAKSEIFICGWWLCPELYLRRPFVSNASSRLDALLEAKAKEGVQIYILLYKEVALALKINSVYSKRKLLSIHENVRVLRYPDHFSCGVYLWSHHEKLVIVDYHICFIGGLDLCFGRYDTPEHKVGDCPPSVWPGKDYYNPRESEPNSWEDTMRDELDRKKYPRMPWHDVHCALWGPPCRDIARHFVQRWNYAKRNKAPNEQAIPLLMPQHHMVIPHYLWNSRELEVEKKSFDDPRETTVQDSFSRGSSFHDIPLLLPQEADGQDAENEGPKLNGLEPIVNPLDQPSRVSSGLPFSFRKTKVEPIGQDMPLKGFVDDLDHLDSHGKFSGDGKTHNRIKSSDFEWWETQDRGDHGGFADESGQVGPRASCRCQVIRSVSQWSAGTSQDEESIHTAYCSLIEKAEHFIYIENQFFISGLSDDVSIRNRVLDALYRRIMRAFREKKIFRVIVVIPLLPGFQGGLDDSGAASVRAIMHWQYRTICRGPNSILHNLYELLGSKFHDYISFYGLRAYGKLFDGGPVATSQVYVHSKIMIIDDCIALIGSANINDRSLLGARDSEIAVVIEDNELINSSMGGQPWKAGKFCWSLRISLWSEHLGLRPGQVNQIVDPVVDSTYKDTWMATAKTNTTIYQDVFSCIPNDLINSRAGLRQSVAIWKERLGHTTIDLGIAPEKLEFYRNGEIERIDPMERLSSVKGHLVSFPLEFLSKEDLRPVFNQSEYYASLVFH; from the exons ATGGGATCGGAGCAGTTGATGGCCGGAGGCGGGCCTCGATATGTTCAAATGCAATCGGAGCAGCCCACGGCTTCGATGtcttcgtttttttcttttcatcagGATGCTCCTGAGCCTACAAGGATTTTCGATGAGTTGCCCAAGGCTACAATCATTTCTGTCTCTCGTCCTGATGCCGGTGATATCAGTCCTATGCTTCTTTCTTACACAATCGAGTGCCAGTATAAGCAg TTTAAATGGCGCATGTTGAAGAAAGCTTCCCATGTATTTTACTTGCATTTTGCATTAAAGAAACGGGCATTCATTGAGGAAATTCACGAGAAGCAAGAACAG GTTAAAGAATGGCTTCAAAATCTAGGAATAGGAGATCAAACAGCAGTACCCCAAGATGAGGATGGACCAGATGATGAGGCCGAGCCTCTGCATCATGATGAAAGTTCTAAAAATAG GGATGTTCCATCCAGTGCAGCCCTGCCAATTATTCGGCCTGCCTTAGGAAGGCAGCACTCTATGTCTGATAGAGCTAAGACTGCAATGCAAGGGTATCTGAATCACTTTTTGAGTAACATGGATATTGTCAACTCTCGGGAG GTTTGCAGGTTCTTGGAGGTCTCTAAGTTATCATTTTCACCAGAATATGGCCCAAAGTTGAAAGAGGATTATGTCATGGTGAAGCATCTACCTAAAATTCCAAAGCAAGATGACTCTAGGAAATGTTGTTTATGCCCATGGTTTAGTTGTTGTAATGACAATTGGCAAAAG GTGTGGGCTGTATTAAAGCCTGGGTTTTTGGCATTGTTGGGAGATTCTTTTGATACTCAACCAATGGATATTATAGTTTTTGATGTGCTACCTACTTCTGATGGCAATGGAGATGGACGACTATCTTTGGCTAAGGAAATTAGGGAGCCAAATCCGTTACGGCATTCATTTAAG GTAGCATGTGGAAATAGGAGTATTAGGATAAGAGCGAAGACTGGATCGAAGGTTAAAGATTGGGTTGCTGCAATTAATGATGCTGGACTGAGACCTCCTGAGGGCTGGTGTCATCCTCACCGTTTTGGTTCTTATGCTCCACCAAGAGGTTTGACTGAAGATGGTAGCAAGGCTCAATGGTTCATCGATGGCCAAGCAGCTTTTGAAGCGATTGCCTTTTCCATTGAACGTGCAAAATCAGAG ATTTTCATTTGTGGTTGGTGGCTTTGCCCAGAATTGTATCTGCGGCGTCCTTTTGTTTCGAATGCTTCATCTAGGCTTGATGCTTTACTTGAAGCAAAAGCTAAGGAAGGGGTCCAG ATATACATTCTTCTCTACAAAGAGGTTGCCCTTGCTTTAAAAATTAACAGTGTTTATAGTAAGAGAAAACTTCTCAGCATCCATGAGAATGTGAGAGTATTGCGCTACCCTGACCATTTCTCCTGTGGTGTGTACTTATG GTCACACCATGAAAAACTTGTCATTGTTGATTATCATATTTGCTTTATTGGAGGACTGGATTTATGCTTTGGTCGTTATGATACACCTGAACATAAAGTTGGTGATTGCCCTCCTTCAGTGTGGCCTGGGAAGGACTACTATAATCCAAG GGAATCTGAGCCAAATTCATGGGAAGATACCATGAGAGATGAGTTGGATCGGAAGAAATATCCTCGCATGCCTTGGCATGATGTCCACTGTGCACTCTGGGGACCACCTTGTCGAGACATAGCCAGGCATTTTGTCCAACGCTGGAATTATGCTAAG AGAAATAAAGCCCCAAATGAGCAGGCAATTCCATTACTTATGCCTCAGCATCATATGGTCATTCCTCATTACTTGTGGAATAGCCGAGAGTTGGAGGTTGAAAAGAAGAGTTTTGACGACCCTAGAGAAACAACAGTACAGGATTCATTTTCTCGAGGATCATCTTTCCATGATATTCCATTGCTTTTGCCTCAAGAGGCTGATGGACAGGATGCTGAAAATGAAGGTCCAAAACTAAATGGACTGGAACCAATTGTCAATCCCCTCGATCAGCCAAGTAGGGTCAGCAGCGGtctccctttttctttcagGAAGACCAAAGTTGAACCCATAGGACAAGATATGCCTCTGAAAGGCTTTGTTGATGATCTTGACCATTTGGATTCTCATGGAAAGTTTTCTGGAGATGGGAAAACACATAATCGTATCAAAAGTTCAGATTTTGAGTGGTGGGAAACACAAGACAGGGGAGATCATGGTGGCTTCGCAGATGAATCTGGACAAGTTGGTCCACGTGCTTCATGTCGTTGCCAG GTCATCAGAAGCGTCAGTCAGTGGTCTGCTGGGACAAGCCAAGATGAAGAAAGCATTCACACTGCATATTGTTCTCTTATTGAGAAGGCAGAACATTTTATCTACATTGAG AATCAATTTTTTATATCAGGTCTCTCAGATGATGTTTCAATAAGGAACCGTGTGTTAGACGCATTATATCGCCGAATAATGAGAGCCTTCCGTGAAAAGAAGATTTTTAGGGTCATTGTTGTCATACCACTCTTGCCTGGATTTCAG GGGGGCCTGGATGACAGTGGTGCAGCATCTGTTAGAGCTATAATGCATTGGCAGTATCGAACTATATGCCGAGGACCGAATTCAATATTGCATAATCTTTATGAGCTTCTTGGTTCTAAATTTCATGATTATATATCGTTTTATGGCCTCAGAGCTTATGGTAAACTCTTTGATGGTGGTCCTGTGGCTACAAGCCag GTGTACGTGCATAGTAAAATTATGATTATCGACGATTGTATTGCTTTGATTGGTTCGGCTAATATCAACGACAGAAGTTTACTTGGTGCTAGGGATTCTGAG ATTGCAGTTGTTATTGAAGATAACGAACTCATCAATTCATCTATGGGAGGACAACCATGGAAAGCAGGAAAATTTTGCTGGAGTCTACGTATCTCTCTTTGGTCTGAACATCTTGGTCTTCGTCCCGGACAG GTCAATCAAATAGTTGATCCAGTTGTTGATTCAACCTACAAGGATACGTGGATGGCAACTGCCAAG ACAAACACAACGATATACCAAGATGTTTTTTCTTGCATACCAAACGACCTCATAAATTCCAG AGCTGGGCTGAGACAGAGCGTTGCGATCTGGAAAGAGCGACTGGGACACACTACAATAGATTTAGGAATTGCCCCTGAGAAGCTTGAGTTCTATAGGAATGGAGAAATCGAAAGGATTGATCCAATGGAGAGATTAAGTTCAGTGAAGGGGCATCTTGTTTCCTTCCCACTTGAATTCCTCAGCAAAGAAGATCTAAGACCTGTGTTCAATCAGAGTGAGTATTATGCATCTCTAGTATTTCATTAA
- the LOC103497819 gene encoding phospholipase D zeta 1 isoform X3: MVKHLPKIPKQDDSRKCCLCPWFSCCNDNWQKVWAVLKPGFLALLGDSFDTQPMDIIVFDVLPTSDGNGDGRLSLAKEIREPNPLRHSFKVACGNRSIRIRAKTGSKVKDWVAAINDAGLRPPEGWCHPHRFGSYAPPRGLTEDGSKAQWFIDGQAAFEAIAFSIERAKSEIFICGWWLCPELYLRRPFVSNASSRLDALLEAKAKEGVQIYILLYKEVALALKINSVYSKRKLLSIHENVRVLRYPDHFSCGVYLWSHHEKLVIVDYHICFIGGLDLCFGRYDTPEHKVGDCPPSVWPGKDYYNPRESEPNSWEDTMRDELDRKKYPRMPWHDVHCALWGPPCRDIARHFVQRWNYAKRNKAPNEQAIPLLMPQHHMVIPHYLWNSRELEVEKKSFDDPRETTVQDSFSRGSSFHDIPLLLPQEADGQDAENEGPKLNGLEPIVNPLDQPSRVSSGLPFSFRKTKVEPIGQDMPLKGFVDDLDHLDSHGKFSGDGKTHNRIKSSDFEWWETQDRGDHGGFADESGQVGPRASCRCQVIRSVSQWSAGTSQDEESIHTAYCSLIEKAEHFIYIENQFFISGLSDDVSIRNRVLDALYRRIMRAFREKKIFRVIVVIPLLPGFQGGLDDSGAASVRAIMHWQYRTICRGPNSILHNLYELLGSKFHDYISFYGLRAYGKLFDGGPVATSQVYVHSKIMIIDDCIALIGSANINDRSLLGARDSEIAVVIEDNELINSSMGGQPWKAGKFCWSLRISLWSEHLGLRPGQVNQIVDPVVDSTYKDTWMATAKTNTTIYQDVFSCIPNDLINSRAGLRQSVAIWKERLGHTTIDLGIAPEKLEFYRNGEIERIDPMERLSSVKGHLVSFPLEFLSKEDLRPVFNQSEYYASLVFH; encoded by the exons ATGGTGAAGCATCTACCTAAAATTCCAAAGCAAGATGACTCTAGGAAATGTTGTTTATGCCCATGGTTTAGTTGTTGTAATGACAATTGGCAAAAG GTGTGGGCTGTATTAAAGCCTGGGTTTTTGGCATTGTTGGGAGATTCTTTTGATACTCAACCAATGGATATTATAGTTTTTGATGTGCTACCTACTTCTGATGGCAATGGAGATGGACGACTATCTTTGGCTAAGGAAATTAGGGAGCCAAATCCGTTACGGCATTCATTTAAG GTAGCATGTGGAAATAGGAGTATTAGGATAAGAGCGAAGACTGGATCGAAGGTTAAAGATTGGGTTGCTGCAATTAATGATGCTGGACTGAGACCTCCTGAGGGCTGGTGTCATCCTCACCGTTTTGGTTCTTATGCTCCACCAAGAGGTTTGACTGAAGATGGTAGCAAGGCTCAATGGTTCATCGATGGCCAAGCAGCTTTTGAAGCGATTGCCTTTTCCATTGAACGTGCAAAATCAGAG ATTTTCATTTGTGGTTGGTGGCTTTGCCCAGAATTGTATCTGCGGCGTCCTTTTGTTTCGAATGCTTCATCTAGGCTTGATGCTTTACTTGAAGCAAAAGCTAAGGAAGGGGTCCAG ATATACATTCTTCTCTACAAAGAGGTTGCCCTTGCTTTAAAAATTAACAGTGTTTATAGTAAGAGAAAACTTCTCAGCATCCATGAGAATGTGAGAGTATTGCGCTACCCTGACCATTTCTCCTGTGGTGTGTACTTATG GTCACACCATGAAAAACTTGTCATTGTTGATTATCATATTTGCTTTATTGGAGGACTGGATTTATGCTTTGGTCGTTATGATACACCTGAACATAAAGTTGGTGATTGCCCTCCTTCAGTGTGGCCTGGGAAGGACTACTATAATCCAAG GGAATCTGAGCCAAATTCATGGGAAGATACCATGAGAGATGAGTTGGATCGGAAGAAATATCCTCGCATGCCTTGGCATGATGTCCACTGTGCACTCTGGGGACCACCTTGTCGAGACATAGCCAGGCATTTTGTCCAACGCTGGAATTATGCTAAG AGAAATAAAGCCCCAAATGAGCAGGCAATTCCATTACTTATGCCTCAGCATCATATGGTCATTCCTCATTACTTGTGGAATAGCCGAGAGTTGGAGGTTGAAAAGAAGAGTTTTGACGACCCTAGAGAAACAACAGTACAGGATTCATTTTCTCGAGGATCATCTTTCCATGATATTCCATTGCTTTTGCCTCAAGAGGCTGATGGACAGGATGCTGAAAATGAAGGTCCAAAACTAAATGGACTGGAACCAATTGTCAATCCCCTCGATCAGCCAAGTAGGGTCAGCAGCGGtctccctttttctttcagGAAGACCAAAGTTGAACCCATAGGACAAGATATGCCTCTGAAAGGCTTTGTTGATGATCTTGACCATTTGGATTCTCATGGAAAGTTTTCTGGAGATGGGAAAACACATAATCGTATCAAAAGTTCAGATTTTGAGTGGTGGGAAACACAAGACAGGGGAGATCATGGTGGCTTCGCAGATGAATCTGGACAAGTTGGTCCACGTGCTTCATGTCGTTGCCAG GTCATCAGAAGCGTCAGTCAGTGGTCTGCTGGGACAAGCCAAGATGAAGAAAGCATTCACACTGCATATTGTTCTCTTATTGAGAAGGCAGAACATTTTATCTACATTGAG AATCAATTTTTTATATCAGGTCTCTCAGATGATGTTTCAATAAGGAACCGTGTGTTAGACGCATTATATCGCCGAATAATGAGAGCCTTCCGTGAAAAGAAGATTTTTAGGGTCATTGTTGTCATACCACTCTTGCCTGGATTTCAG GGGGGCCTGGATGACAGTGGTGCAGCATCTGTTAGAGCTATAATGCATTGGCAGTATCGAACTATATGCCGAGGACCGAATTCAATATTGCATAATCTTTATGAGCTTCTTGGTTCTAAATTTCATGATTATATATCGTTTTATGGCCTCAGAGCTTATGGTAAACTCTTTGATGGTGGTCCTGTGGCTACAAGCCag GTGTACGTGCATAGTAAAATTATGATTATCGACGATTGTATTGCTTTGATTGGTTCGGCTAATATCAACGACAGAAGTTTACTTGGTGCTAGGGATTCTGAG ATTGCAGTTGTTATTGAAGATAACGAACTCATCAATTCATCTATGGGAGGACAACCATGGAAAGCAGGAAAATTTTGCTGGAGTCTACGTATCTCTCTTTGGTCTGAACATCTTGGTCTTCGTCCCGGACAG GTCAATCAAATAGTTGATCCAGTTGTTGATTCAACCTACAAGGATACGTGGATGGCAACTGCCAAG ACAAACACAACGATATACCAAGATGTTTTTTCTTGCATACCAAACGACCTCATAAATTCCAG AGCTGGGCTGAGACAGAGCGTTGCGATCTGGAAAGAGCGACTGGGACACACTACAATAGATTTAGGAATTGCCCCTGAGAAGCTTGAGTTCTATAGGAATGGAGAAATCGAAAGGATTGATCCAATGGAGAGATTAAGTTCAGTGAAGGGGCATCTTGTTTCCTTCCCACTTGAATTCCTCAGCAAAGAAGATCTAAGACCTGTGTTCAATCAGAGTGAGTATTATGCATCTCTAGTATTTCATTAA